A single window of Candidatus Binataceae bacterium DNA harbors:
- the tuf gene encoding elongation factor Tu: MGKAKFERTKPHLNVGTIGHIDHGKTTLTAAITKVLSSKKLAQFTAFDQIDKAPEERERGITIAIAHVEYETAKRHYAHVDCPGHADYIKNMITGAAQMDGAILVVGANDGPMPQTREHILLARQVGVPSIVVFMNKVDMVDDPELLDLVDLEVRDLLTKYEFPGDDTPVIRGSALKALECGCGKADCPNCKPILDLMDAVDSHIPQPEREISKPFLMPIEDVFSISGRGTVVTGRVERGKVKVGEEVEIVGFKDTAKTVVTGVEMFRKILDEGQAGDNIGVLLRGIKREEIERGQVLAHPASITPHTQFESSIYVLTKEEGGRHTPFFNGYRPQFYFRTTDVTGVVTLAEGTEMVMPGDNINVVGELITPVAMEQGLRFAIREGGRTVGAGVVAKVLK, from the coding sequence ATGGGCAAGGCCAAGTTTGAACGCACCAAGCCGCATCTCAATGTCGGCACGATCGGACATATCGACCACGGCAAGACGACGTTGACCGCGGCGATCACGAAGGTTCTGTCCTCGAAAAAGCTCGCCCAGTTCACGGCCTTCGATCAGATCGACAAGGCGCCGGAAGAGCGCGAGCGCGGGATCACGATCGCGATCGCGCACGTCGAGTACGAAACCGCCAAGCGCCATTATGCGCACGTCGATTGTCCCGGGCACGCCGATTACATCAAGAACATGATCACCGGCGCGGCGCAGATGGACGGCGCGATCCTGGTAGTCGGCGCGAACGACGGCCCGATGCCGCAGACGCGCGAGCATATTCTGCTTGCGCGGCAGGTCGGCGTGCCCTCGATCGTGGTCTTTATGAACAAGGTTGACATGGTTGACGACCCCGAGCTGCTCGACCTGGTCGATCTCGAAGTTCGCGATCTGCTAACCAAATACGAATTTCCGGGTGACGACACGCCGGTTATCCGCGGCAGCGCGCTGAAGGCGCTGGAATGCGGCTGCGGCAAGGCGGACTGCCCCAATTGCAAGCCGATCCTCGATCTGATGGACGCGGTCGACAGCCATATTCCGCAGCCCGAGCGCGAGATTTCGAAGCCTTTCCTGATGCCGATCGAAGACGTCTTTTCGATCTCGGGCCGCGGCACGGTGGTTACCGGCCGGGTCGAGCGCGGCAAGGTCAAGGTCGGCGAGGAAGTCGAGATCGTCGGTTTCAAAGACACGGCCAAGACCGTCGTCACCGGCGTCGAGATGTTCCGCAAGATTCTCGACGAAGGTCAGGCGGGCGACAATATCGGCGTGCTGCTGCGCGGCATCAAGCGCGAAGAGATCGAGCGCGGGCAGGTGCTGGCGCATCCGGCGTCGATCACCCCGCACACCCAGTTCGAATCTTCGATCTACGTTCTGACCAAGGAAGAGGGCGGCCGCCATACGCCGTTTTTCAACGGCTACCGGCCGCAGTTCTACTTCCGCACCACCGACGTTACCGGGGTGGTGACGCTCGCCGAAGGGACTGAGATGGTCATGCCCGGCGACAATATCAATGTGGTGGGCGAGCTGATCACGCCGGTCGCGATGGAGCAGGGGCTGCGCTTTGCGATCCGCGAGGGCGGGCGTACGGTCGGCGCCGGCGTCGTCGCCAAAGTCTTGAAGTGA
- the fusA gene encoding elongation factor G: MARETPIERVRNIGIMAHIDAGKTTTTERILYYTGINYKIGEVHEGTATMDWMVQEQERGITITSAATTCFWRDYRINIIDTPGHVDFTIEVERSLRVLDGAVAVFCAVGGVEPQSETVWRQADKYRVPRIAFINKMDRVGAEYERVVQEIRDKLRAKPLLLQLPIGNEEKFRGVIDLVEQRALVWDEDRLGANYRVEPIPDDLKEQAAAQRDTLVETLADHDDYLMELFLEGKSPEPAVLRAVIRAAALKIEVIPVLMGTAFRNKGVQPMLDAVVDYLPSPLDQPPVTGKNGDAVEERWPRDDAPFSALAFKIMTDPYIGTLTFMRIYSGRLESGSSVLNSTKGRRERIGRLVKMHANKREEISEVFAGDICAVGLRDTTTGDTLCDPAHPVVLEAIEFPAPVIQIAIEPKTKADQERLGEALQKLAKEDPSFRVSVNRETAQTLIAGMGELHLEIIVDRMLREFKVDANVGKPQVAYRETIRRAAEAEGRFVRQTGGHGQFGVVEIRIEPLEKGSGFEFEDETKGGSVPRNFIPSIEAGIKEAMESGVLAGYPMVDLKAALLDGKYHEVDSSELAFKIAGSIAFKEACAKARPVLLEPVMDVEVVTPQEFMGEVIGDLNSRRGKITEMENRAGAQVIAARVPLATMFGYATRLRSITQGRATYTMQFALYEPVPQQVHEELTARASGESVARA; the protein is encoded by the coding sequence ATGGCGCGCGAAACACCAATCGAGCGGGTGCGCAATATCGGCATCATGGCGCACATTGATGCCGGTAAAACGACTACCACCGAGCGCATCCTGTACTACACCGGGATCAACTACAAAATCGGCGAGGTGCATGAAGGCACCGCGACGATGGACTGGATGGTGCAGGAGCAGGAGCGCGGGATTACGATTACCTCGGCCGCGACCACCTGTTTCTGGCGCGACTACCGGATCAACATTATCGATACGCCCGGCCACGTCGATTTCACGATCGAGGTCGAGCGCAGCCTGCGCGTGCTCGATGGCGCGGTCGCGGTCTTCTGTGCGGTGGGCGGAGTCGAGCCACAGTCGGAGACGGTCTGGCGGCAGGCGGACAAGTATCGCGTACCGCGCATCGCCTTCATCAACAAGATGGATCGGGTCGGCGCGGAGTACGAGCGGGTGGTGCAGGAGATTCGCGACAAGCTGCGAGCCAAGCCGTTGCTGTTGCAGCTGCCGATCGGGAACGAGGAGAAGTTCCGCGGGGTGATCGACCTGGTCGAGCAGCGCGCACTGGTCTGGGACGAGGATCGGCTGGGCGCGAACTATCGCGTCGAGCCGATCCCCGACGATCTGAAAGAACAGGCGGCGGCGCAGCGGGACACGCTGGTCGAAACTCTGGCCGATCACGACGATTATCTGATGGAGCTGTTTCTCGAGGGTAAGAGCCCGGAGCCGGCGGTGCTGCGCGCGGTGATTCGGGCGGCGGCGCTGAAGATCGAAGTGATTCCGGTGCTGATGGGCACGGCGTTTCGCAACAAAGGCGTGCAGCCGATGCTCGACGCGGTGGTGGACTATCTGCCGTCGCCGCTGGATCAGCCGCCCGTCACCGGCAAGAACGGCGACGCGGTCGAGGAGCGCTGGCCCCGCGACGACGCCCCCTTCTCGGCGCTGGCCTTCAAGATCATGACCGATCCGTATATCGGCACGCTGACCTTTATGCGGATCTATTCGGGGCGGCTCGAAAGCGGTTCGTCGGTATTGAACTCGACCAAGGGACGGCGCGAACGGATCGGGCGGCTGGTCAAGATGCACGCCAACAAGCGCGAGGAGATTTCCGAGGTCTTTGCCGGCGATATCTGCGCGGTCGGTTTGCGCGACACGACGACCGGAGATACGCTGTGCGACCCGGCCCATCCGGTGGTGCTCGAAGCGATTGAGTTTCCGGCACCGGTGATTCAGATCGCGATTGAGCCCAAGACCAAAGCGGACCAGGAGCGGCTCGGCGAGGCGCTGCAGAAGCTCGCCAAGGAAGATCCGTCGTTCCGCGTCAGCGTCAACCGCGAGACCGCGCAGACCCTGATCGCCGGGATGGGCGAGCTCCATCTGGAGATCATCGTTGATCGGATGCTGCGTGAGTTCAAAGTCGACGCGAACGTCGGCAAGCCGCAGGTGGCCTATCGCGAAACGATCCGGCGGGCGGCCGAGGCCGAAGGGCGTTTTGTCCGGCAGACCGGCGGGCACGGCCAGTTCGGCGTGGTCGAAATCCGCATCGAGCCGCTGGAAAAAGGCAGCGGCTTCGAGTTCGAGGATGAAACCAAGGGCGGTTCGGTGCCGCGCAACTTCATCCCCTCGATCGAGGCGGGAATCAAGGAAGCGATGGAGAGCGGCGTGCTGGCCGGTTATCCGATGGTTGATCTGAAGGCGGCGCTGCTGGACGGCAAGTATCACGAGGTCGATTCGTCGGAGCTGGCCTTCAAGATTGCCGGCTCGATCGCCTTCAAGGAGGCCTGCGCGAAGGCGCGTCCGGTGCTGCTCGAACCGGTAATGGACGTCGAAGTCGTGACGCCGCAGGAATTCATGGGTGAGGTGATCGGCGATCTAAACTCGCGGCGCGGCAAGATCACCGAGATGGAGAATCGGGCGGGCGCGCAGGTGATCGCAGCGCGCGTGCCGCTCGCGACCATGTTCGGCTACGCGACGAGGCTGCGCTCGATCACGCAGGGGCGCGCGACCTACACGATGCAGTTTGCGCTCTACGAGCCGGTGCCGCAGCAGGTGCATGAAGAGTTAACCGCGCGGGCAAGCGGCGAGAGCGTAGCGCGCGCTTGA
- the rpsG gene encoding 30S ribosomal protein S7 — MSRKGQARVREAIPDPKFHDRTVAKFMNVVMERGKKSTAELIFYGALELVAERAKEDGLTVFKRALDNVRPAVEVRSRRVGGANYQVPVEVRPLRRNSLAMRWMVTAARARGEKSMVERLANEILEAGANRGGAVKKREDTHRMAEANRAFAHYRW, encoded by the coding sequence ATGTCGCGCAAAGGACAGGCTCGGGTTCGCGAGGCCATCCCGGATCCCAAGTTTCATGATCGCACGGTAGCGAAGTTCATGAACGTGGTGATGGAGCGCGGCAAGAAGTCCACGGCCGAGTTGATTTTCTACGGCGCGCTGGAGTTGGTTGCCGAGCGCGCCAAAGAGGACGGCCTGACGGTCTTCAAGCGGGCGCTGGATAACGTGCGGCCGGCGGTCGAAGTGCGCTCACGGCGGGTCGGCGGCGCGAACTACCAGGTGCCGGTCGAGGTGCGGCCGCTGCGGCGCAACTCGCTGGCGATGCGCTGGATGGTGACGGCGGCGCGGGCGCGCGGCGAGAAATCTATGGTCGAGCGGCTGGCCAACGAAATCCTCGAGGCCGGCGCGAATCGCGGCGGCGCCGTGAAAAAGCGCGAAGATACTCATCGGATGGCCGAGGCCAACCGGGCCTTTGCGCACTATCGCTGGTAA
- the rpsL gene encoding 30S ribosomal protein S12: MPTINQLIRAARVKKRYKETAPALQGSPQKRGVCTQVKTTTPKKPNSALRKVARVRLSNGYEVNTYIPGVGHNLQEHSVVLIRGGRVKDLPGVRYHVIRGTLDSIGVTDRRKGRSKYGAKKPK, encoded by the coding sequence GTGCCGACGATTAATCAGTTAATTCGCGCAGCGCGCGTCAAGAAGCGTTACAAGGAAACCGCGCCGGCGTTGCAGGGCTCGCCACAGAAGCGCGGGGTCTGCACGCAGGTCAAGACCACGACGCCAAAGAAGCCCAACTCGGCCTTGCGCAAGGTCGCGAGGGTGCGGCTCTCGAACGGCTACGAAGTCAACACCTACATTCCGGGCGTCGGCCACAACCTGCAGGAGCATTCGGTGGTCCTGATTCGCGGCGGTCGCGTCAAGGATCTGCCCGGCGTGCGTTACCACGTAATCCGCGGGACGCTGGATTCGATCGGGGTCACCGATCGGCGCAAGGGGCGCTCGAAATACGGCGCGAAAAAGCCCAAGTAA
- the rpoC gene encoding DNA-directed RNA polymerase subunit beta': MEDLFGVFEKPKNPLSFNAIRIAIASPELIRSWSHGEVKKPETINYRTFKPERDGLFCAKIFGPTKDYECNCGKYKRMRHRGVVCEKCGVEVIQSKVRRERMGHIDLAAPVAHIWFLRSLPSRIGVLLDMTLKELEKILYFESYIVLDAGETPLQYRELLTEKKYREARELYGEGFTADMGAEAIRVLLSQLKLDELAEELRAEMKATASEARRKKTAKRLKVVNAFRESGNEPEWMILRILPVIPPDLRPLVPLDGGRFATSDLNDLYRRVINRNNRLKRLIELNAPDIIVRNEKRMLQEAVDALFDNGRRGRAITGPAKRPLKSLSDMLKGKSGRFRQNLLGKRVDYSGRSVIVVGPELRLHQCGLPKKMALELFKPFIYSKLEEKGYVTTIKSAKKMVEKEGKDVWDILDDVIREHPVLLNRAPTLHRLGIQAFEPVLIEGKAIQLHPLVCTAYNADFDGDQMAVHVPLSIEAQVESRALMMSTNNILSPASGKPIIVPTQDMVLGLYYMTRERPLSKGEGKIFASPAEVRVAYDHGVVGLQAKITVRMTPAKHAGEENEDSRPAAERDQNRPVVQANGHAGNGAAHAERIATTVGRILLYEIVPPEVPFAEVNRTMKKKELGNLIDIVYRRAGDKATVIFADRMKDVGFQFATQAGISISIKDMTIPPQKQHLLERAQKEVAGIQQQYNNGVITDGERYNKVVDIWAEVQDEIGGAVLKGLKTQTYKDRDGKEVTGDSFNPVFIMADSGARGSEQQIRQLAGLRGLMAKPSGEIIETPITANFREGLTVLQYFISTHGARKGLADTALKTANSGYLTRRLVDVAQDSIITDGDCGTLDGIEMTPLVEGGEVIEGLGDRVLGRVALEEIRDPFNNELLVRANEMIDEDKVVAIENAGLERIKIRSVLTCQSRRGVCVKCYGRDLGRGHQVNMGEAIGIMAAQSIGEPGTQLTMRTFHIGGTASRRAEQTTLETRNDGVLRLHNVKTVEVRTEDRGKVEKTLVVMSRHGEAVIVVPETSGAGGRERERERYPLVYGAKLRKRDGDAVKAGELIAEWDPYTTPILTEVAGVVKFGDIFEGRTMEEKLDDRTGARYNVIVESKELEARPRISVKDNGGKTAHIPAGEGRPSGFEQYARYHLPVGAYINVADGARVEAGDIIAKIPRETTKTKDITGGLPRVAELFEARKPKEFAVISEIDGQVSFGKDTKGKRKVVVTPEVGEAREYLIAKGKHIGVHEGDMIRAGEPLMEGSSNPHDILTILGEKALAKYLVDEIQEIYRLQGVRINDKHIEVIVRQMLRRVRIKEVGDTEFLVGDQTEKWRFDEENSRVLMKGGEPAIAEPLLLGITKASLSTESFISAASFQETTRVLTEAAINGKVDRLIGLKENVIMGRLIPAGTGLAEYNRKEIRLEGAPADEEPGTQPAPAEAVVAAGN; encoded by the coding sequence ATGGAAGATCTTTTCGGGGTATTTGAAAAGCCGAAGAATCCCCTTTCCTTCAACGCTATCCGGATAGCGATCGCGTCGCCGGAACTAATCCGGTCATGGTCGCACGGCGAGGTCAAGAAGCCGGAAACCATCAACTATCGGACTTTCAAGCCGGAGCGCGACGGGCTGTTCTGCGCGAAGATTTTCGGGCCGACCAAGGATTACGAGTGCAATTGCGGCAAGTACAAGCGCATGCGCCATCGCGGCGTGGTGTGCGAGAAGTGCGGCGTCGAAGTGATCCAGTCGAAGGTGCGGCGCGAGCGGATGGGCCATATCGATTTGGCGGCGCCGGTGGCGCACATCTGGTTCCTGCGCTCGCTGCCGTCGCGAATTGGCGTGCTGCTCGACATGACGCTGAAGGAGCTCGAGAAGATTCTCTACTTCGAGAGCTACATCGTGCTCGACGCGGGCGAGACCCCGCTGCAATACCGCGAGCTGCTGACCGAGAAGAAATACCGCGAGGCGCGCGAGCTGTACGGCGAGGGCTTCACGGCCGACATGGGGGCCGAAGCGATCCGCGTGCTGCTGAGCCAGCTCAAGCTCGACGAGCTGGCGGAAGAGCTGCGGGCGGAGATGAAGGCGACGGCGAGCGAGGCGCGGCGCAAGAAGACCGCCAAGCGGCTCAAGGTGGTCAACGCCTTCCGCGAATCGGGCAACGAGCCGGAGTGGATGATCCTGCGCATCCTGCCAGTGATTCCGCCGGACCTGCGGCCGCTGGTGCCGCTGGACGGCGGGCGCTTCGCGACGTCGGACCTCAACGATCTCTACCGGCGAGTAATAAATCGTAACAACCGGTTAAAGCGGCTGATCGAGCTGAACGCCCCCGACATCATCGTGCGCAACGAAAAGCGCATGTTGCAGGAGGCGGTAGACGCGCTCTTCGACAACGGGCGGCGCGGGCGCGCGATCACCGGGCCGGCCAAGCGGCCGTTGAAGTCGCTCTCCGACATGCTCAAAGGCAAATCGGGCCGCTTCCGGCAAAACCTGCTGGGCAAGCGCGTCGATTATTCCGGCCGTTCGGTAATCGTGGTGGGACCCGAGCTGCGGCTCCATCAGTGCGGCCTGCCCAAAAAGATGGCGCTCGAGCTGTTCAAGCCCTTCATCTACTCGAAGCTCGAGGAGAAGGGCTACGTCACGACGATCAAGAGCGCCAAGAAGATGGTCGAGAAGGAGGGCAAGGACGTCTGGGACATCCTGGACGACGTCATCCGCGAGCATCCGGTGCTGCTCAACCGCGCACCGACGCTGCATCGGTTGGGGATTCAGGCGTTCGAGCCGGTGCTGATCGAGGGCAAGGCGATTCAGCTCCATCCGCTGGTCTGCACGGCCTACAACGCGGACTTCGACGGCGATCAGATGGCGGTGCATGTGCCGCTCTCGATTGAAGCGCAGGTGGAATCGCGCGCCCTGATGATGTCGACGAACAATATTCTGTCGCCGGCGTCGGGCAAACCGATCATCGTGCCGACGCAGGACATGGTGCTGGGACTTTACTACATGACGCGCGAGCGTCCGCTGTCGAAGGGCGAAGGCAAGATTTTCGCGTCGCCGGCCGAGGTGCGGGTCGCGTATGACCACGGCGTGGTTGGGCTGCAGGCCAAGATTACGGTGCGGATGACGCCGGCCAAGCATGCCGGCGAGGAGAACGAAGACAGCCGGCCTGCGGCGGAGCGCGATCAAAACCGGCCAGTGGTGCAGGCTAACGGCCACGCCGGCAACGGCGCGGCGCATGCTGAGCGGATCGCGACGACGGTCGGCCGGATCCTGCTGTACGAGATCGTGCCGCCGGAAGTGCCGTTTGCTGAAGTCAATCGCACGATGAAGAAAAAGGAGCTCGGCAACCTGATCGATATCGTGTATCGGCGCGCTGGCGACAAGGCGACGGTCATCTTCGCCGATCGCATGAAGGACGTCGGTTTCCAGTTTGCGACCCAGGCGGGCATCTCGATCTCGATCAAGGACATGACGATCCCGCCGCAAAAACAGCATCTGCTTGAGCGGGCGCAAAAAGAGGTCGCCGGAATCCAGCAGCAGTACAACAACGGCGTCATTACGGATGGCGAGCGCTACAACAAGGTCGTGGACATCTGGGCGGAGGTGCAGGACGAGATTGGCGGCGCGGTGCTCAAGGGACTCAAGACCCAGACCTACAAAGATCGCGACGGCAAGGAAGTGACGGGCGACTCCTTCAATCCGGTGTTCATTATGGCGGATTCGGGGGCGCGCGGCTCGGAGCAGCAGATTCGCCAGCTGGCGGGGTTGCGCGGCCTGATGGCCAAGCCGTCGGGCGAGATTATCGAGACGCCGATTACGGCAAACTTCCGCGAAGGGCTGACCGTGCTGCAGTACTTCATCTCGACGCACGGCGCGCGCAAGGGGCTCGCGGATACTGCGCTCAAGACCGCGAACTCGGGCTATCTGACGCGCCGGCTGGTGGACGTCGCGCAGGATTCGATTATTACGGACGGCGACTGCGGCACGCTCGACGGCATCGAGATGACGCCGCTGGTCGAAGGCGGCGAGGTGATCGAAGGGCTCGGCGATCGGGTGCTCGGGCGGGTGGCGCTCGAGGAGATTCGCGATCCCTTCAACAATGAACTGCTGGTGCGGGCCAACGAAATGATCGACGAGGACAAGGTCGTCGCGATCGAAAATGCGGGGCTGGAGCGAATTAAGATCCGCTCGGTGCTGACCTGCCAGTCGCGCCGCGGTGTGTGCGTGAAGTGCTATGGGCGCGACCTCGGCCGCGGCCATCAGGTGAACATGGGCGAGGCGATCGGGATCATGGCGGCGCAATCGATCGGCGAGCCCGGCACGCAGCTGACGATGCGCACGTTCCATATCGGCGGCACCGCCAGCCGGCGCGCCGAGCAGACCACGCTGGAGACCCGCAACGACGGCGTGCTGCGGCTGCATAACGTCAAGACGGTGGAAGTGCGCACGGAAGATCGCGGCAAGGTCGAGAAGACGCTGGTCGTGATGTCGCGGCATGGCGAAGCGGTAATCGTGGTGCCGGAGACCTCGGGTGCGGGTGGGCGGGAGCGCGAACGCGAGCGCTATCCGCTGGTCTACGGCGCGAAGCTGCGCAAGCGCGACGGCGACGCCGTCAAGGCCGGCGAACTGATCGCCGAGTGGGATCCCTACACGACGCCCATCCTGACCGAAGTCGCCGGCGTGGTTAAGTTCGGCGACATTTTTGAAGGGCGCACGATGGAGGAAAAGCTCGACGACCGCACGGGCGCGCGCTACAACGTGATCGTCGAATCCAAGGAGCTCGAAGCGCGCCCGCGCATCTCGGTCAAGGACAACGGCGGCAAGACCGCGCATATTCCGGCGGGTGAGGGGCGGCCGAGCGGCTTCGAGCAATACGCGCGCTACCATCTGCCGGTCGGCGCGTATATCAACGTGGCCGACGGCGCGCGGGTCGAGGCCGGCGACATCATCGCGAAGATTCCGCGCGAGACCACCAAGACCAAGGACATCACGGGCGGCTTGCCGCGCGTCGCGGAGCTGTTCGAGGCGCGCAAGCCCAAGGAATTCGCCGTCATCTCGGAAATCGACGGCCAGGTCTCTTTCGGCAAAGACACCAAGGGCAAGCGCAAGGTGGTCGTGACGCCGGAGGTGGGCGAGGCGCGCGAGTATCTGATCGCCAAGGGCAAGCATATCGGCGTGCATGAGGGCGATATGATTCGCGCCGGCGAGCCGCTGATGGAGGGCTCGTCGAATCCGCACGACATCCTGACGATTCTGGGCGAGAAGGCGCTGGCGAAATACCTGGTGGATGAAATCCAGGAGATTTACCGGCTGCAGGGCGTGCGCATCAACGACAAGCATATCGAAGTGATTGTGCGCCAGATGCTGCGGCGGGTGCGGATCAAGGAGGTCGGCGACACGGAGTTCCTGGTTGGCGACCAGACCGAGAAGTGGCGCTTTGACGAGGAGAATTCGCGCGTGCTGATGAAGGGCGGCGAGCCGGCGATCGCCGAGCCGCTGCTGCTCGGGATCACCAAGGCGTCGCTCTCGACCGAGAGTTTTATCTCGGCGGCGTCGTTCCAAGAGACCACGCGAGTGCTGACCGAAGCCGCGATCAACGGCAAGGTTGATCGCCTGATCGGGCTCAAGGAGAACGTGATCATGGGCCGGCTGATTCCGGCCGGCACCGGCCTCGCGGAGTACAACCGCAAGGAGATCCGGCTGGAAGGTGCGCCGGCGGACGAAGAGCCGGGGACGCAACCGGCGCCGGCGGAGGCGGTCGTCGCGGCCGGTAATTGA